The nucleotide sequence CCCGGAGGGCGTCGGTCATGGCTTCGAGGGCGAACTTCGATCCGGCGTAGACGCCGCCGCCGGGAAAGGAGAGGCGGCCGGCGACGCTGGAGACGTTGACGACCGTCCCCTCGCGGCGCCGCCGCATGTGCGGGAGGACCGCCCGCGTCAGCCGGTGGGCGCCGTAGACGTTCACGTCGAACTGTCGGTGGACGGCCTCGACGGGCACGTCCTCGATGGGCCCGAACTGGGCGTAGCCGGCGTTGTTGACGAGGCAGTCGATCCGTCCGTGGTCGTCGAGGATCCGGTCGACGACCCGATCCACGTCGTCGTCCTCGGTCACGTCGAGCGTCGCGACGGTACAGCCGCGGTCGCCGAGTCGCTCGACGTCGGCGGGGTTGCGCGCCGTGGCGTACACCTCCCAGTCCGCGTCGAGGAAGGCCTCGGCGGTCGCACGGCCGATACCGGACGAACAGCCCGTGATGAGGACGGTCTTCGGTTGCACACGCCATCCCTCGGCCCGACGGCAGTTAACTCATTCCCGCGCCACCGCGAACGGACTGGCCCCCTCGGTCCACTCCCACCCCGGGAGCCGGGTCTGGAACCCCGCGGCGAGGGCGGCGTCCAAGTCGTCGGCCCCCGCGACCCCCTCGGTGTGGGTCGTCACGTCCGCGAAGTGGAACGTGGCCTGGGCGAGCAGGGAGAAAGGCTGTCCGCCGGCGACGGCCGCGGCGAGTTCCCGCCCGAGCACTTCGTCGACGACGAAGCCCGGATAGTCGCCGGTCACGTCGAGGTCACGGAGGAGGGCGACGTAGGCCGCGACGTTGACCGCGCGGGCGCCGTCCCCGAAGACGACGGCCACCTCCTCGCGGTACTCGTCCCGGCCGACGTGGCCGACGTCGACGCCGAAGCAGTCGCCGAGGCGGTCCCGCGTCTCGTTGATCAGCGGGACCACCGCCCCGCGCTCTCGCACCCACTCGTACTCGCGTTCCACGGCGGCCGGGGTGAGTTCCATACCGCTACTCCGGCGCCGAACGCCTTCGATTTTGCGAAGGCTTTTATAATGCCCGGCTGATAGGGTGACGCAAGCGGGTTTTCGCTGCCTCTTCCCGCAGCCGAGCACCTCCCGTACGGAACGTACCTATGCGATTCGGCACGACCACCATCGTCCGACGCCGACCGTCCACGCGGACGCCGTCGCGGGCCGAGGATCGAACGGGAACGACCGTGCGGAGGGCTCTCACCCGGTACATATGAGCTCCGTAGACAAGCAACTCGAGGAACTGAAAGCAGAGATCGAGGACGAACTACCGCCCGGAATCTCCGTCTCCGACGTCAAATACGAGGGGCCGGAACTGGTCGTCTACACGCGCGACCCGAAGGATTTCGCCAGCAACGGCGATCTCATCCGCAAACTGGCGAGCAAACTCCGGAAGCGAATCACGGTGCGCCCGGACCCCGACGTGCTGATGGAGGTCCGCGAGGCCCGCGAGCGGATCCAGGACGTGATCCCCGAGGACGCCGGCGTGACCGACCTCGACTTCCACGCCGACACCGGCGAGGTCGTCATCGAGGCCGAGAAACCCGGGATGGTGATCGGGCGTCACGGCTCGACGCTCCGTGAGATCACGAAGGAGATCGGCTGGACGCCCGAGGTGGTCCGTACCCCGCCCATCGAGTCCTCGACGGTCTCGAACGTCCGGAACTTCCTCAAGCAGGAACGCGAGGAGCGCCGCGACATCCTCGAACGCGTCGGCCGGCAGATCCACCGCGAGGAGATGGCCGACGACCAGTGGGTGCGTATCACCACCCTCGGCTGCTGTCGGGAGGTCGGCCGCGCGAGTTTCATCCTCTCGACCGCCGAGACGCGCGTCCTGATCGACTGCGGCGACAAGCCCGGCGCCGAGGGCGAGGTGCCCTACCTCCAGGTGCCAGAAGCGGCCCCCCTCAACTCCATCGACGCGGTCGTGCTCACCCACGCCCACCTCGATCACTCCGCGCTGATCCCCCTCCTGTTCAAATACGGCTACGACGGCCCCATCTACTGCACCGAACCCACCCGGGACCTGATGGGCTTGCTCACGCTCGACTACCTCGACGTGGCCGTCAAGGAGGGCCGCACCCCGCCCTACGAGAGCGAGATGGTCCGTGAGGCGATCAAACACACCGTCCCCCTCGAGTACGGCGACGTGACCGACATCGCGCCGGACGTGAAGCTCACCTTCCACAACGCCGGACACATCCTCGGCTCGGCCGTCTCCCACTTCCACATCGGCGACGGCCTCTACAACGTCGCCTTCTCGGGCGACATCCACTACGAGGATACGCGCCTGTTCAACGGCGCCATCAACGACTTCCCGCGGGTCGAGACGCTCGTCCTCGAATCCACCTACGGCGGCCGCAACGACTACCAGACCGACCAGGAGGACTCCGAGCGCAACCTGCTCCGGATCATCAACGAGACCCACGAGAAAGGCGGCAAGGTCGTCATCCCGGCGTTCGCAGTCGGTCGATCACAGGAGATCATGCTCGTGTTGGAGGAGGCCATGCGGAGCGGAAAGATCCCCGAGATGCCCGTCCACCTCGACGGGATGATCTGGGAGGCGACGGCCATCCACACCACCTACCCCGAGTACCTCCGGGACGACCTCAGAGACAGAATTTTCCACGAGGACGAGAACCCCTTCCTCGCCGAGGAGTTCAACCACATCGACGCCGGCGAGGACGAACGCCAGGAGGTATCCGACGGCGACCCGGCGATCATCCTCTCCACCTCGGGGATGGTCACCGGCGGCCCGATCATGTCCTGGCTTCGCCACCTCGGTCCGGATCCGGACTCCACGCTCGTGTTCGTCGGCTACCAGGCACAGGGAACCCTCGGCCGGCGCATCCAGAACGGCTGGGACGAGATTCCGATGAACGACCGCGAACGCGGCGGCCGCGGCAACACCCTCTCGCTGAACATGGGCGTCGAGACGGTCGACGGCTTCTCCGGCCACGCCGACCGGCAGGGCTTGGAGAACTTCGTCAAGACGATGAACCCGCGCCCGGAGAAGGTGCTCTGTGTCCACGGCGACGAACGCTCCGTGCAGGACCTCTCCTCCGCGCTCTACCACGACTACAACATGCGGACGTTCGCGCCGAAGAACCTGGAGACGTTCCGCTTCAAGTAGCTGCGGACCGCGATGCACGCGATCACCCCCCACCTCCACGTCGGCGACCGGGCGGACGCTCGGGACGTCGAGTCGATGCTCGACGCGGGCGTCACCGCCGTTCTGCGACTGACACACGGCGCACCTCCAGCGTACCCCGATTCGGTGACCCTCGTCGAGCGCCCACTCGTCGACGGCCCCCAAAACGATCCCTCGAACGTTCGGGACGCCGTCGATCGGCTGACGACGTTGCTCGACGCCGACGAGACCGTTCTCGTCCACTGCTCGGCGGGGAGTTCCCGGAGCGTGGCCGTGGCCGCGGCCGCGCTCGCTCGACTGAACGGGACCGACGTCGAGACGGCGCTCGAGCGTCTGCGCTCGGTACACCCCGATGCCGAGCCACACCCTGCGCTGGTGGACAACGCCCGCCGTGTCGTGGAGTGAGCCTCAGCCGTCGGAGTCGGCCGGA is from Haloplanus salinarum and encodes:
- a CDS encoding SDR family oxidoreductase; translation: MQPKTVLITGCSSGIGRATAEAFLDADWEVYATARNPADVERLGDRGCTVATLDVTEDDDVDRVVDRILDDHGRIDCLVNNAGYAQFGPIEDVPVEAVHRQFDVNVYGAHRLTRAVLPHMRRRREGTVVNVSSVAGRLSFPGGGVYAGSKFALEAMTDALRAEVDEYGVDAVLIEPGPVDTDFTDRAEAEIEGVERSGAYEDFYDVFEDTQAIGGGGPGAVQPERVAEEVLNAASATKPASRVPVGTLARVSVLGRFVPDRLRDRAFSLLDRLA
- a CDS encoding beta-CASP ribonuclease aCPSF1 codes for the protein MSSVDKQLEELKAEIEDELPPGISVSDVKYEGPELVVYTRDPKDFASNGDLIRKLASKLRKRITVRPDPDVLMEVREARERIQDVIPEDAGVTDLDFHADTGEVVIEAEKPGMVIGRHGSTLREITKEIGWTPEVVRTPPIESSTVSNVRNFLKQEREERRDILERVGRQIHREEMADDQWVRITTLGCCREVGRASFILSTAETRVLIDCGDKPGAEGEVPYLQVPEAAPLNSIDAVVLTHAHLDHSALIPLLFKYGYDGPIYCTEPTRDLMGLLTLDYLDVAVKEGRTPPYESEMVREAIKHTVPLEYGDVTDIAPDVKLTFHNAGHILGSAVSHFHIGDGLYNVAFSGDIHYEDTRLFNGAINDFPRVETLVLESTYGGRNDYQTDQEDSERNLLRIINETHEKGGKVVIPAFAVGRSQEIMLVLEEAMRSGKIPEMPVHLDGMIWEATAIHTTYPEYLRDDLRDRIFHEDENPFLAEEFNHIDAGEDERQEVSDGDPAIILSTSGMVTGGPIMSWLRHLGPDPDSTLVFVGYQAQGTLGRRIQNGWDEIPMNDRERGGRGNTLSLNMGVETVDGFSGHADRQGLENFVKTMNPRPEKVLCVHGDERSVQDLSSALYHDYNMRTFAPKNLETFRFK
- a CDS encoding dual specificity protein phosphatase family protein, coding for MHAITPHLHVGDRADARDVESMLDAGVTAVLRLTHGAPPAYPDSVTLVERPLVDGPQNDPSNVRDAVDRLTTLLDADETVLVHCSAGSSRSVAVAAAALARLNGTDVETALERLRSVHPDAEPHPALVDNARRVVE